The genomic window CGACAACAACGTGGCATCCGGACTCCCGGGCATGGGTGGCAGCGATCCGACCGTAACTATTTCTTCCTATGGCATCAGTCAGGCCGATGGCGACGCCATCCGGGCGCAGCTGGCACTGCCGGTCACCGTCAGCGCGACCTTGGGTTACGGCTCCGCACTGGCCGGCACCCAACTCAGCGGAGGCACTCGCTATGTGCGCATGAATGCGCCCAATCCGGTACAGCCTGGGTCGTCGGTGTCACACTGGACTGTCGACACATTCCCCAATCTGCTGATGGAACCGTCGCTCAACACCAGCTTGTTCAGCGACGTGGACCTCACCATCCCGCTGTTCCGGGATATTGGCTGGCAGGTCAACCAATCTGTCGGGGATGCGGTCTTCGCCAACGGCTTCGAGTAAGCTCCGATAGCAAGGCAAATGCGGATTCTGCCGCCCAACCCGACCTGAATTGAGCACAAGCGGTCAGGAACGGGGCAAGCGGCTGAATCTGCGCGGCTTCACTTCTGGCATTGCTCACGGTATCCGATGCTGCCCGCTAGCAGCCGAGCTGCCAGTCGAACAGGGTGTGCAGACGCAGAGCGGCGACGCCGTTCCTGCCTGAGAATTGCTCCCTGCTTCGCCGATCCGTTATCGTGGGTCTGGAGCTGGGGGAAGCAAGATGCTGAGTCTGCAGCAGAAACAGGACTACGAGCAGAATGGCTACGTGGTGCTGGAGGATTTCAAATCCGCCGCGGAGATCGCCGCGGTGCGTGAACGCGCCCAGCATCACATCGATGCCTTCGATCCCCAATCGACCCGCAGCATCTTCACCACCCGCGACCAGGCCCTGGCGACCGATCACTATTTTCTCGATTCGGCCGACCAGATCCGTTGCTTCTTCGAGGAAGAAGCCTTTGCCGCCGACGGCAGCCTGCGCCAGCCCAAGCAGCTGTCGATCAACAAGATCGCCCACGCGCTGCACGATCTCGATCCGGTCTTCGACCGCTTCTCCCGTGGTCCGGCGCTGGCCTCGGTGGCTGCGGATCTGGGCCTGGAGCAGCCGCTGCTGTGGCAATCCATGTACATCTTCAAGCAGCCCGGCATCGGCGGCGAAGTCGGCTGGCATCAGGACGCCACCTTCCTGCACACCGATCCGGTCAGCGTCACCACCTTCTGGTTTGCCCTGGAAGACGCCACGCTCGACAACGGCTGCCTGTGGGTGGAACCCGGCGGCCATCGTGGACCGCTGCGCGAATTGTTTGTGCGGGAGGGCAACCAGGTCAGCAAGCAGCGTCTGGATGAGACGCCATGGCCCACCACCGAGCAGGCACGGCCGCTGCCAGTGCGTGCCGGAGCCCTGGTCTGTTTTCACGGCCTGCTGCCGCATTACAGTGCGCCGAATCGATCGGCGCGCTCGC from Rhodanobacteraceae bacterium includes these protein-coding regions:
- a CDS encoding phytanoyl-CoA dioxygenase family protein — encoded protein: MLSLQQKQDYEQNGYVVLEDFKSAAEIAAVRERAQHHIDAFDPQSTRSIFTTRDQALATDHYFLDSADQIRCFFEEEAFAADGSLRQPKQLSINKIAHALHDLDPVFDRFSRGPALASVAADLGLEQPLLWQSMYIFKQPGIGGEVGWHQDATFLHTDPVSVTTFWFALEDATLDNGCLWVEPGGHRGPLRELFVREGNQVSKQRLDETPWPTTEQARPLPVRAGALVCFHGLLPHYSAPNRSARSRHAYSLHVTDARTRYAASNWLQRDQTALPLRGFR